One genomic segment of Entelurus aequoreus isolate RoL-2023_Sb linkage group LG25, RoL_Eaeq_v1.1, whole genome shotgun sequence includes these proteins:
- the LOC133642644 gene encoding uncharacterized protein LOC133642644 — translation MTTFACIRVPFKDDIREKMLMRQFVLMKKKNEVPRHISVHHMKQWRLAKTNFHTKFQMMGMRNIHLELGWIRAAFLSLTQLEKEVCEELDKEIRLSQLLGRRVTLDGLQMFLAVVCPKTEQEVESFLRYLLDELQRMLSSSNISWIQEVTLLTELRRRSFHLVREVVDHAVRVFLTPAVRDSSAESLRRRAETASLGVGRMLEDALTSCSCLSQHIDEDRLLHICSSVAWRTVESLFRSFVRHSESFPLLDFDRSTFTSRERILRAVEDMNYIATFMNF, via the exons ATGACCACTTTTGCATGCATCAG GGTTCCTTTCAAGGATGACATTCGTGAG AAGATGCTTATGAGGCAGTTTGTGCTCATGAAGAAGAAGAATGAAGTTCCCAGGCATATCTCGGTGCATCACATGAAGCAATGGCGCCTGGCTAAGACAAACTTCCACACAAA GTTCCAGATGATGGGGATGAGGAACATCCATCTTGAATTG GGCTGGATCAGAGCAGCGTTCCTCTCTCTGACCCAACTGGAGAAAGAAGTGTGTGAGGAACTTGATAAAGAGATAAGGCTTTCACAGCTGCTCGGGAGGAGG GTCACACTGGACGGTCTCCAAATGTTCCTGGCAGTAGTGTGTCCCAAAACGGAGCAAGAAGTGGAGAGCTTCCTCCGGTATCTGCTTGACGAGCTGCAGAGGATGTTGAGCAGCTCCAACATCAGCTGGATCCAGGAAGTGACGCTGCTCACAGAGCTCCGACGCCGAAGCTTCCACCTGGTGAGAGAGGTGGTGGATCATGCCGTCAGGGTTTTCCTGACACCCGCTGTTCGGGACTCCAGTGCGGAGTCTTTGAGGAGAAGGGCTGAGACGGCCAGCTTGGGCGTCGGCAGAATGCTGGAAGACGCTCTGACTTCTTGCTCCTGCCTAAGCCAGCATATTGATGAAGACCGTCTCCTCCACATCTGCTCGTCGGTGGCCTGGCGAACGGTGGAAAGCCTTTTTAGAAGTTTTGTCCGGCACTCTGAAAGCTTTCCCCTGCTGGACTTTGACCGAAGCACTTTCACTTCACGAGAGCGCATCCTAAGGGCTGTGGAGGACATGAACTACATCGCAACCTTCATGAACTTCTAG